The genomic interval CATTTACATgtacttttactttatttatttatttaagttaatACAGCTAGACGTCCACACGTGCGCCTCTTGTCGTGCAAGCCGTTTACAGTTGTATATATTGACAAGTACCAACAGGGACAGAAATAGTCCAGCGCAAAAACGTGCAACGCCAGAGCTGCGACTAAAACCTAGTTGACAGTTTTTCACGCTGGAATGTTTTGCATAGCAACAGCCCCTCCCCCAACAGACGGGCAGGGATCCTCTGCAAGTTACCCCCACAGGGGCAAAAACGTCAAACATCCCAATCTCCAAAGCGGACCTATCAAATCGCTAGTAACGTTCATATTGGTGGCGATATATGTGACGCTTTGACTTATATGCGCGCAATTATAGCGGGTTGGcatgctttgttttatttttatttatttatttattttgcacgcCACCGAAATGGTTAACTGCAAACCCGGAAAAGGACGAAGTCTGCACAGCAACAAGCGCCATGATTGCGTTGCACTGTGCGTCTCAGCAGTCAGCAGCTGGTGAGTGAATCTTTTGGTCCAGTAGTTGCATGTTACTATGCGCTTGCAAAATCTGTCACAGCCCTCCTTCAGCACCTTGCCAACAGGAGCGACTCTAATGCGAACCCCGTTTGTCGATAATTTGTCGCATTGGATTGGTTAGACGACGGGAATTTAGGGCTCAGCTCAGCTAACCACCGTCCTACTATTTTGTAATATACAGCTAGCAGATAATCATTTGCTGTTAAGTTACTGACAATTTTGATTTACATCCAACCTGCAgcgattttttaaaaagtttcttaCAACGCCAAACGGCAACCGAGAGGATGCTGCTTGACCCAAATTGCTCAAAGGGAACCTTTGGCAGAGCTCAAGCCAACATTTTACGCGCGTATAGGGATGCGAGTCAGTTTCGCTTTCGGGATGGGGATATTCCAGACACATTTGGAACATGACAGCAAAATCTGTATCCTTTGAGGTGCTGCAGCATTTTCGGTGTTTAATTATTGCATCTTCTGCCTTATGGGGAGGCATCCCTTAGTGGGTGCGTATTGTGTAGTCCGTTTTATCATGCtctaatatttttttgtttatttttttgtttttaaattgagcACCGATTTGACGCCTGGATGATGTGTTTGCAGGGTGCGATGGAGCAGCTAGAAGAGGAACTTACATGCCCAATCTGCTGCGGTCTCTTCGAGGACCCACGGGTCTTACTGTGCTCACACAGCTTTTGCAAGAAATGCTTGGAGGGACTCTTGGAGGGGAACCGGGGTTCAGCTTTCAGGACACCTTTCAAATGCCCCACTTGCCGCAAAGAGAGCCCTCATAACGGCGCGAACAGCCTGCAGATCAACTATTCTCTACGCAGCATAGTGGAGAAGTTCAGCAAAATAAAGGTTATACCTAAAATGTCTGTTTGTAAACAACACTCCGGTCAGCCTCTTAACATATTTTGCGCCACCGACTTAAAACTAATATGTGGATTTTGCGCAGCGACGAATGACCACGAAGGGCACAAGTTCTGCTCCTTGGAGGATGCATATGAACGGGAGAAGAAGGCGTTTGATGAGCTGCTTCATGGGGTGAAGAACTGGCAAAGAGCAGATTACCTGTCCTGCCTGGAGACACTACAAGCCAGTAAGAAAAAGGCGCTTCTGTCGGTGACCAAGGACGCAGAGAAGGTTAAAGACTATTTCGAGAAACTCATCAGTGCCCTTGAATGCAAAAAGAACGAAATCCTGTCCGATTTTGAAACACTAAAGCTGGTGGTGATGCAGGCATACGATCCGGAGATCACCAAGCTGAGCGCAGCGGTGGAGGAGCAGAAACGGGCGCTCAGCATCGCTGAGTCTTTCAGGAGCGTTTGCGACCCCCTGTGCTTTCTGCAGCAGATGCAAGACTTCCGAGAGAAGTGGAAGGTGCTTAAGGATACTCCAATGCCCTCTCGGAAAGACATGGACGTCGGTCCCCTTGTGCGTAATTTTGACGTTAAAAACTGGGATTCACTGAAGC from Archocentrus centrarchus isolate MPI-CPG fArcCen1 chromosome 21, fArcCen1, whole genome shotgun sequence carries:
- the trim13 gene encoding tripartite motif-containing 13 isoform X1 — its product is MAWKQGKKIKGAMEQLEEELTCPICCGLFEDPRVLLCSHSFCKKCLEGLLEGNRGSAFRTPFKCPTCRKESPHNGANSLQINYSLRSIVEKFSKIKVIPKMSVCKQHSGQPLNIFCATDLKLICGFCAATNDHEGHKFCSLEDAYEREKKAFDELLHGVKNWQRADYLSCLETLQASKKKALLSVTKDAEKVKDYFEKLISALECKKNEILSDFETLKLVVMQAYDPEITKLSAAVEEQKRALSIAESFRSVCDPLCFLQQMQDFREKWKVLKDTPMPSRKDMDVGPLVRNFDVKNWDSLKLKEVDKISAPHESGSYRTGCKRMTVPRWLIIFILIFMSLLVPTLLLPLLPHSLTAYVTREAESLLTVFFSHLAHTGACLREITDICIGLMDAGQEYSMKLIDSAVRFINS
- the trim13 gene encoding tripartite motif-containing 13 isoform X2, which encodes MEQLEEELTCPICCGLFEDPRVLLCSHSFCKKCLEGLLEGNRGSAFRTPFKCPTCRKESPHNGANSLQINYSLRSIVEKFSKIKVIPKMSVCKQHSGQPLNIFCATDLKLICGFCAATNDHEGHKFCSLEDAYEREKKAFDELLHGVKNWQRADYLSCLETLQASKKKALLSVTKDAEKVKDYFEKLISALECKKNEILSDFETLKLVVMQAYDPEITKLSAAVEEQKRALSIAESFRSVCDPLCFLQQMQDFREKWKVLKDTPMPSRKDMDVGPLVRNFDVKNWDSLKLKEVDKISAPHESGSYRTGCKRMTVPRWLIIFILIFMSLLVPTLLLPLLPHSLTAYVTREAESLLTVFFSHLAHTGACLREITDICIGLMDAGQEYSMKLIDSAVRFINS